Proteins encoded within one genomic window of Lactococcus garvieae:
- a CDS encoding EAL domain-containing protein yields the protein MKFDELIFYRQKIINFAEDKEVEYELLLRLRTSDGCYFPSEMFDEIVSDHEKHNLYLKRLDELLQEQLKKDDYTYSLNLDYQELYFDETVEFLRDFKYKNRLRIELTERLPVNCYDEENVLPLEAIKSIKEMGYAIALDDFLSGINHYTTLFVLNAYVDRVKISALDFNSYLSHDELQKFIFSIVNTIAFLEKEIVIEGVEEEEVLAAFPKEWLQQTYYYDRPHDF from the coding sequence TTGAAATTTGATGAATTAATTTTTTATAGACAGAAAATTATTAATTTTGCTGAGGATAAAGAAGTAGAATACGAGCTATTATTACGTTTAAGAACATCAGACGGCTGCTATTTTCCAAGTGAAATGTTTGATGAGATAGTCTCAGATCATGAGAAACACAATTTGTACTTAAAACGATTAGATGAACTATTGCAAGAACAACTTAAGAAAGACGATTACACCTACTCCCTAAACTTGGATTACCAAGAACTTTATTTTGATGAAACTGTCGAATTTTTGAGAGATTTCAAATATAAAAACAGGTTAAGAATCGAGCTTACTGAACGTTTACCGGTAAATTGCTATGATGAAGAAAATGTTTTACCTTTAGAAGCAATAAAATCAATTAAGGAAATGGGATACGCCATCGCCTTAGATGATTTTCTGTCGGGTATTAACCATTACACAACTTTGTTTGTACTAAATGCTTATGTGGACCGTGTTAAAATTTCTGCATTAGATTTTAATAGCTATTTATCTCATGATGAGTTGCAGAAATTTATATTTTCTATTGTGAATACTATCGCGTTTCTTGAAAAAGAGATTGTTATAGAGGGAGTCGAAGAGGAAGAAGTTCTTGCGGCTTTTCCCAAGGAATGGCTTCAGCAAACTTATTATTATGACAGGCCTCATGACTTCTAA
- a CDS encoding ABC transporter ATP-binding protein, giving the protein MKEILLMDEVTKSFGTGRTEVQALKGIDLRVQAGEFISIIGPSGSGKSTFLTIAGGLQSSTTGTTKINTINFNKLSEKERSKVRFKEVGFILQASNLIPYLTVGEQLKLVDKINKKSINRDKINEMLDSLDILELQNKYPSELSGGERQRVAITRALYNDPSLILADEPTASLDTERAYQVVDILRKEAHEKNKATIMVTHDSRMIKNSDSVYRIEDGNLFKVDDF; this is encoded by the coding sequence ATGAAAGAAATTTTACTTATGGATGAGGTCACAAAGAGCTTTGGTACAGGCCGAACAGAAGTTCAAGCATTAAAAGGAATTGACCTGCGTGTTCAAGCAGGAGAATTTATTTCTATTATAGGCCCTTCTGGATCTGGTAAAAGTACTTTTTTGACAATAGCAGGTGGCTTGCAGTCCTCAACAACTGGTACGACGAAGATAAACACAATTAATTTTAACAAGCTCTCTGAAAAAGAGCGCTCAAAAGTTAGATTTAAGGAAGTCGGTTTTATTTTACAAGCTTCTAATCTAATCCCTTATCTCACAGTTGGAGAGCAATTAAAACTTGTAGATAAGATAAATAAAAAAAGTATCAATCGAGATAAAATTAATGAAATGCTAGATTCTTTAGATATTCTAGAATTACAAAATAAATATCCGAGTGAACTGTCAGGTGGGGAAAGGCAACGTGTAGCGATAACACGCGCGCTGTATAATGATCCCAGCTTAATTCTAGCTGATGAACCCACAGCCAGTTTAGATACTGAGAGAGCCTATCAGGTAGTGGATATCTTAAGAAAAGAAGCCCATGAAAAAAATAAAGCGACCATCATGGTTACACACGACTCGCGTATGATAAAAAATAGTGACAGTGTTTATAGAATTGAGGATGGTAATCTTTTTAAAGTCGATGATTTTTAA
- the wecB gene encoding non-hydrolyzing UDP-N-acetylglucosamine 2-epimerase — translation MKKIMLVFGTRPEAIKMAPLVKAIEKDARFQAVTVVTAQHREMLDQVLDIFEIVPDYDLDIMGKNQTRSQITTRVIDAIDQVLVEESPDIMLVHGDTSTTFAASIAAFYHKVILGHVEAGLRTWNKYSPFPEEMNRQVTDVLSDIYFAPTEESKQNLLKENHAADNIYVTGNTAIDALRFTVPAHLQKDRRQILVTMHRRENLGEPMENVFRAIKDICRDYPQFEMVYPLHKNPKVREIAYRILGDLPNVRLIEPLNVVDFHRMENESYIILTDSGGVQEEAPSFGVPVLVLRDTTERPEGVEAGALKLVGTGQEEVYRAIRELIENEEVYQKMSNSQNPYGDGHASEKILDAIDQYLGN, via the coding sequence ATGAAAAAAATAATGCTTGTCTTTGGAACACGACCTGAAGCAATAAAAATGGCACCTTTGGTCAAGGCTATAGAAAAAGATGCTCGCTTCCAAGCAGTGACAGTTGTAACTGCTCAGCATAGAGAAATGTTAGATCAAGTCTTGGACATCTTTGAGATAGTACCTGATTATGACTTGGATATTATGGGAAAAAATCAAACTCGGAGTCAAATTACTACGCGAGTGATTGATGCAATTGACCAAGTGCTTGTAGAAGAGTCTCCAGATATAATGCTGGTACATGGCGATACTTCCACAACCTTTGCAGCCTCTATCGCCGCTTTTTACCATAAAGTTATTTTGGGACATGTTGAAGCTGGTTTAAGAACTTGGAACAAATATTCTCCTTTCCCAGAAGAGATGAACCGACAAGTAACAGATGTTCTCTCAGATATCTATTTTGCACCAACAGAAGAGAGTAAGCAAAATTTGCTAAAAGAAAATCATGCAGCAGATAATATCTATGTTACAGGGAACACTGCCATTGATGCCTTAAGGTTCACGGTTCCTGCTCATCTGCAAAAAGATCGTCGTCAGATTCTTGTTACCATGCATCGTCGTGAAAACCTTGGGGAGCCAATGGAAAATGTCTTTAGAGCCATTAAAGATATTTGTAGAGACTATCCGCAATTTGAAATGGTCTACCCGCTTCACAAAAATCCAAAAGTCCGAGAAATTGCTTATCGCATACTTGGTGACTTACCAAATGTTCGCCTGATTGAACCACTAAATGTTGTTGATTTCCACCGCATGGAAAATGAAAGTTATATTATTTTGACAGATTCAGGTGGTGTGCAAGAAGAAGCTCCGTCATTTGGTGTACCTGTTCTTGTTTTACGTGACACAACCGAACGTCCTGAGGGCGTTGAAGCAGGGGCTCTTAAGCTCGTGGGTACTGGGCAAGAAGAAGTCTACCGCGCTATCCGTGAACTTATTGAAAATGAGGAAGTCTATCAAAAAATGAGCAACTCCCAAAACCCATATGGGGATGGACATGCCAGTGAAAAGATTCTGGATGCTATTGATCAGTATTTGGGAAATTA
- a CDS encoding EAL domain-containing protein encodes MKKKIFDENNYIYFYNKIYDQERKIKGAECVLREQNAEQEWILPPNIDSLPFFILKDQIKEGIVDVEAEHFKVLIKLTIQQFLSRKFKKSIQSIVEELKPFDIVIEISHNEIVKLKHLRRVSRRIKYCKTYGILFSINNLGAEFYFARNIHRLLPLIDILKLDMRHFNDKEKWLDLTIKFWLKLAKKYQLELVVSGVETKEDEKLVDLLKINLRQGYLYGPPQKSIQG; translated from the coding sequence TTGAAAAAAAAGATTTTTGACGAAAATAATTATATATATTTTTACAATAAAATATATGACCAAGAACGTAAAATCAAAGGTGCGGAGTGTGTACTGAGAGAACAAAATGCTGAGCAAGAATGGATACTTCCTCCAAATATTGACTCCCTCCCGTTTTTTATATTAAAAGATCAGATAAAAGAAGGTATAGTTGATGTTGAAGCTGAACATTTTAAAGTTTTAATAAAATTAACAATTCAACAATTTCTGAGCCGGAAGTTTAAAAAATCTATTCAATCAATCGTGGAAGAGTTGAAGCCTTTCGATATTGTTATTGAAATTTCGCATAATGAGATTGTGAAATTGAAGCATTTAAGAAGGGTGAGCCGTAGAATTAAATATTGTAAAACTTATGGTATACTTTTCTCCATTAATAATCTTGGTGCAGAATTTTATTTTGCACGAAATATTCACCGCTTGCTCCCTTTAATCGATATATTAAAGCTGGATATGCGACATTTTAATGATAAGGAAAAATGGCTAGATTTAACCATTAAATTTTGGCTTAAACTGGCAAAGAAGTATCAACTTGAACTAGTGGTATCTGGTGTTGAAACCAAGGAAGATGAGAAGCTTGTTGATTTACTTAAAATTAATTTGAGGCAAGGTTACCTATATGGGCCCCCTCAAAAATCAATCCAGGGATGA
- a CDS encoding glycosyltransferase translates to MEVSIYRMIYAFLGVTLTVDVLLSLSRGTLYQNLSSTVLLVAPILIMVYIISTQRDRERSWKTVLIFLMLSLIFILEAGVFLGHGLKPIPLFNALSLLIYVGLFRVFSEHKEGISDIEIKRWAFGLSGFYIALVPAFAFLSINQETFALFSNIQTFLVIMTLLLEFIIVVFSAMALFKKFQKKIGKFIWAVLAVFLVVFGAILLNVLSPEVNAQLISRFLLLVQIVMVIALIGESIYTGLSNYFRSDQKLLLYVISVLPLVFLFENKFWGLSYLKEIFEILIDKLTWFAIFFSILTFIYYTLETILLWYAYSTKSYTRELSHVKIETHHRILVLIPCMNEELVIKNTVKSLLNTNYENLDIYVIDDASIDNTVKEVEEFKGNKRFHLLQRFQPEAQQGKGEALNWAYKKITESYLDKGYIFEETLITIIDADSSVETDYFDKVNLVFNSDFELTGLQSKVQVINRNRDTSQDLEFGEIINATQSLRSKTNTVAFGGNGQFCKLSTLYSLHEAPWTTSLVEDFDLSLRLFLSDIYNVRNVQYDDIKIKQTGIYDDPMSLVKQRVRWAQGNIQTFKYIFPIIKSENLELKQKTELCFTLIKPWLMAIEYMVVIYTGIVLFGTLLIYGLTQAVQSFVLVFIFMVFYIFLINIVWAVLYNRNNQEKFKISHVLKDAYYLTKFLIILSQIYPQAIFRYFNSQNTWDKTKRQA, encoded by the coding sequence ATGGAAGTAAGTATTTATAGGATGATTTATGCCTTTTTAGGTGTGACTTTAACTGTTGATGTTTTATTATCCTTGAGCCGTGGGACACTTTATCAAAACTTAAGTTCAACCGTGCTATTAGTTGCTCCTATTTTGATAATGGTTTATATTATATCAACACAAAGGGATAGAGAAAGATCTTGGAAAACAGTCCTTATATTTTTAATGCTGTCTCTCATCTTTATATTAGAAGCAGGTGTTTTTCTAGGTCATGGTTTAAAACCTATTCCCCTCTTTAATGCTTTAAGCCTTCTTATTTATGTCGGGCTCTTCCGCGTTTTTTCCGAACATAAAGAGGGCATAAGCGATATAGAAATAAAAAGATGGGCCTTTGGTTTGTCGGGATTTTACATAGCACTTGTCCCTGCTTTTGCCTTTTTATCTATAAATCAAGAAACTTTTGCTCTTTTTAGCAATATCCAAACCTTCTTGGTTATTATGACTTTACTTTTAGAATTTATAATTGTTGTTTTTTCAGCGATGGCGCTTTTTAAAAAGTTTCAAAAGAAGATAGGTAAATTCATTTGGGCTGTTTTAGCTGTCTTTCTTGTTGTTTTTGGGGCAATACTTTTAAATGTTTTAAGCCCTGAGGTTAATGCACAGTTAATATCACGTTTCTTATTACTTGTACAGATAGTAATGGTAATTGCTTTGATTGGTGAGAGTATATATACTGGACTTTCGAATTATTTTAGGTCCGATCAGAAGCTCTTACTGTATGTTATATCTGTTCTGCCCCTCGTTTTTCTTTTTGAAAATAAGTTTTGGGGTTTAAGTTATCTTAAAGAGATATTTGAGATTCTTATCGATAAATTAACGTGGTTTGCCATTTTCTTTTCAATTCTTACATTTATCTACTATACATTAGAAACAATATTGCTGTGGTATGCCTATAGTACAAAGAGCTACACCCGTGAATTAAGCCATGTAAAAATAGAAACACACCATCGTATCCTTGTATTGATTCCCTGCATGAATGAAGAACTTGTCATCAAAAACACTGTCAAAAGTCTATTGAATACAAATTATGAGAACTTAGATATCTATGTGATTGATGATGCCAGTATAGACAATACTGTTAAAGAAGTAGAGGAGTTTAAGGGTAATAAGAGATTTCATCTCTTACAAAGATTCCAGCCTGAGGCACAACAAGGAAAAGGAGAGGCTCTCAACTGGGCTTATAAAAAAATAACAGAATCTTATCTAGATAAAGGCTATATTTTTGAAGAAACGCTTATCACGATTATTGATGCTGATTCGAGTGTGGAAACAGACTATTTTGATAAAGTTAACTTGGTCTTTAATTCAGACTTTGAGCTAACAGGTCTACAGTCTAAAGTTCAAGTCATCAACCGAAACCGAGACACTTCTCAGGATTTAGAGTTCGGAGAAATCATCAATGCGACACAGTCCTTAAGAAGTAAAACTAATACCGTAGCTTTTGGTGGAAATGGGCAGTTTTGTAAACTAAGTACGCTTTATTCATTGCATGAAGCGCCTTGGACAACTTCACTAGTCGAAGATTTTGACTTATCACTGCGCCTGTTTCTCTCAGACATATATAATGTACGTAATGTGCAATATGATGATATTAAAATAAAACAAACGGGTATTTATGATGATCCGATGTCCTTGGTTAAACAGCGCGTGAGATGGGCGCAAGGAAATATTCAGACCTTTAAATATATTTTCCCAATTATTAAGTCCGAAAACTTAGAACTCAAGCAAAAGACAGAGCTTTGCTTTACCTTAATCAAGCCATGGCTCATGGCTATAGAATATATGGTAGTTATCTACACAGGTATTGTGTTATTTGGGACACTATTAATATATGGTCTCACACAAGCAGTGCAAAGCTTTGTTCTGGTATTTATTTTTATGGTTTTCTATATATTTCTTATCAATATTGTTTGGGCAGTTCTTTATAATAGAAATAATCAAGAAAAATTTAAAATCAGTCATGTTCTGAAAGATGCTTATTATTTAACAAAGTTTCTCATTATACTGAGTCAGATATATCCTCAAGCAATATTCAGATATTTCAATTCACAAAATACTTGGGATAAAACGAAACGTCAGGCTTAG
- a CDS encoding GGDEF domain-containing protein encodes MIHIEDILGSNFIDKIFLMPTVLGIMFIAKYMIQYYQLDQNKITAYILNSSNFALFIILLKFLFSDIDQGSPYGYLISDISLVFIAISVVYLVTPLYKNIEYEILPQFIIYYLLYLHVYGFHLRSTLLVLSGLTLFWLVIYALCNYRKVITAHYISYFFLSVFITLAAVLVAISQFHVPISYTIGIFFKILAVLVIAKVAIYLISIIALMYSDLKRDAYIDILTGTYNRKKFEDVLNEVLFSKNVPSFSIALFDIDAFKSINDNYGHLAGDYVLREISTDIRELLMQEHSNGQLFRYGGDEFFIVFRNQTGEEAYRMMTQITKNISDKEFAYNDIPFNVSISVGVAEITDEKNPETIIDKVDKNLYVAKANGKNQVYYV; translated from the coding sequence ATGATTCATATTGAAGATATATTAGGAAGTAACTTTATTGATAAAATTTTCTTGATGCCAACTGTACTGGGTATAATGTTTATTGCTAAATATATGATTCAATACTACCAATTGGATCAAAATAAAATCACAGCTTATATTTTAAATTCGAGTAATTTTGCACTTTTTATTATCCTTCTTAAATTTTTATTTAGTGATATTGACCAAGGCTCGCCATATGGTTACCTCATCAGTGATATTTCGCTAGTTTTTATTGCAATTTCTGTGGTCTATCTGGTTACACCGCTCTATAAAAATATTGAATATGAAATATTGCCTCAATTTATCATATACTATCTTTTGTACTTGCATGTCTATGGTTTTCATTTGAGATCCACCTTATTAGTGCTCTCAGGCTTGACTCTGTTTTGGTTAGTTATTTATGCACTATGCAATTATCGAAAAGTCATCACGGCGCACTATATATCCTACTTTTTCCTGAGTGTTTTTATCACACTTGCAGCCGTTTTAGTAGCAATTTCCCAATTCCATGTTCCGATAAGTTATACGATAGGTATTTTCTTTAAGATTCTTGCTGTGTTAGTTATTGCGAAGGTCGCTATTTATTTGATCAGTATCATTGCATTGATGTATTCAGATTTGAAGCGAGATGCCTATATTGATATTTTAACAGGTACCTATAATCGTAAAAAATTCGAGGATGTGCTTAATGAAGTTCTATTCAGTAAAAATGTGCCTAGCTTTTCAATTGCTTTGTTTGATATAGATGCTTTTAAATCTATTAATGACAACTATGGACACTTAGCAGGAGATTACGTCCTTAGAGAAATTAGTACAGATATCCGAGAACTATTGATGCAGGAACACAGTAATGGACAGCTTTTCCGATATGGTGGTGATGAATTTTTCATAGTATTTAGAAACCAGACAGGTGAGGAAGCCTATAGGATGATGACTCAAATTACGAAGAATATTTCAGATAAAGAGTTTGCATATAATGATATTCCATTTAACGTCTCAATCTCTGTAGGTGTTGCTGAAATAACTGATGAAAAGAACCCTGAAACGATTATTGATAAGGTAGATAAAAATCTGTATGTAGCAAAAGCAAACGGAAAAAATCAAGTCTATTATGTTTAA